The proteins below come from a single Limnobaculum xujianqingii genomic window:
- a CDS encoding hemagglutinin repeat-containing protein encodes MDVLPVSTRRRVLSYLISALLCIQPVAPALAAGIDVASGNTHTENAANGVPVVNIATPNGAGVSHNQYQNFNVGKEGLILNNATGALNQTQLGGLIQNNPNLKAGQEANAIINEVVGANRSQLQGYTEVAGKQANVMVANPYGITCSGCGFINTPNVTLTTGKPVLDAQGNVQALEVSKGTITIEGQGLDASNSSSLAIISRATEVNAAVYAKDLSVISGSNRVGSDGSITPIAGEGAAPRVAIDTGALGGMYANRIHMVSSEKGVGVNLGNLNARQGDIQLDANGKLTLNNTLSQGNLTVQADELALQGNHKAGGDIRLTSRGQTEIKQGAVSSAGNVMLNSQGQITVGNGTVAAGNNVSLNTQQSLQLNSATVAAGVNAEGAVGSQGTAQLDAQYQLWNNSQISAGQVKAKGQQSIQQDAASRITGLTNVSLEGGHLALDGNVSAGQNIALSGTRLQTGAQSKIQAQQNLNVATTERVDSLGEMSSGNSLSLSTGEWINQGLFATNGNSTINTTSLNNQGKIQTQGLQNITAGTVNNSGIMLSGGQTILTADNITLSGSLGSQQGLNLTARQWLKVEPSGLLLSDGSMTLQSAQVDLAGSAKAQQDIRLNTTTLNTFGGSQLLSDAHIAVIASASTLAGLISAGGTFSLDSPLLTALDTAHIQARQGMVLNASQSALLQGTLASGGGLTLTSADINQQGIMQSDAALTLYGTTINQQGTLQGQNVSVNAQTLTNSGTVLALNQLDINTQLTDNQSSGRLFSGGNLTLISDVLNHSGQILALTDISVRLNQDFTHNSTIAAGNSLSLSTAGALTQNGTLQGQSVSLTSGGKLTSQGKIAAGSGTLSLNAADIELDDNSNLQSGGNIEITSQNSITHSGFTGAAGDLRLSAVNDITNSSLLYAAGDMQLFADKISNLKGDILAGNSLWMQKDTAGNANSLVLNSSGTIETIDGDITIDTTVFKNSYLDFQVDRVSTPAVGGSEGLILPPGMPENHVTFVVDDGIEYLWIMKSDLSKEIFEYRYQIGDRETITVNTVGNAGRIVSGRDLNILATSLENQASVMLAGRDITLIGSNLNNQSYQAGTSVLEKIYTRDFAEYMSFVYVHRLRDIKYSTPTGPLYQAVIQAGGDIYAYFDEDISNTTTVANAGDVNHTLDIPTLDDFHSLSLPNGLNGLFITSQDPNSPYLITTNPKLDGLGGLDNSLFNDLYGMLGMHPGSAPYETDSRFTDKNKFIGSAYFLDRLNLNPDYDYRFLGDAAFDTRYISDAMLKQTGSRYINGVGSDLSQMQYLIDNAAQAYGSLGLTFGVSLTAEQIARLDKSIVWWEPVTIQGQTVLAPKLYLAKNDVTAVSGSVIKGGHVELEAGRVINSNGSILADNSLFIDSWSTIDNINAGQIKAGGYLSMFAMDDINNIGSTIRGQQVTLESLDGSIINRTETQQWSVSGNAGGFGLNSKNQTLAFSQTDVGDIASIQSEGSLSLNAGKNIELTASEVSTEKGPLTLSAGQDINILTAQQSQSVQVGKNKTEAQGVLSSSLVSGGSLNMAAGRDINAQAAEITAEDSVSLAAGRDVNLTTAESREYQETHGKRKQEITESVRQQGTEIISGKHVQIIAGQDINAQAASVTAKEDIYANAGRDINIITATESDYRFFEETKKKSGFMSKTVTHKVEQDYATYEKGSLLSGDNVTLSAGNDLNITGSSIIGDGDLKLKAGNNVNILAAVEEQSTYRLNEKKKSGVFSGGGLGFTIGTTSSRHQIDDASTTQSQSASMIGSTGGSVSILAGGQAHIGGSDVIASKDINIIADNVLIDPGHDLRQRDEKYEQKTQGLSLALSGVVGGAINSGFTAAQQAKDESDDRLAALNGVKSALYGVQAVQGAVLDNLKDVKDKSDNLIGISASIGSQKSSSQQHLDQNTIKGSALNAGNNLNIIAYGKGDSAASGDIVIGGSQLKAGGDTTLSAERDILLTGAANTQKTTGKNSSSGGAIGVSVGVGTEGKMGVSIFANANKSSGHEKGDGTQWAETTIDTGNQLTINSQRDTALIGALVSGEQITMNVGRDLWLQSQQDSDNYDAKQQSVSGGISIPIWGSNAGGNFSYSRDKMHSTYDSVQEQTGIYAGLGGFDITVGNHTQLDGAVISSIASADKNQLDTGTLGFSNIENKAEFKTEHQGVGISAGGDGGGKFIGNVAGGMIAAGGNDGSTSGTTQAAISDGTIIIRDRDNQQQDIADLSRDVENANGSISPIFDKEKEQNRLKEIQLIGEIGGQMIDIVATQGAIYGEKAKKDPAALAQAEADLRAGGLAVTQEAIEKQAYENGLRTFGTGSNVQRATQAAVAALQGLAGGDMSLALAGAAAPYVANVIKDLTKGNDEANIMAHAVLGAVVAHVNGNSALAGATGAAMGEYIAKQLYPDTARDMLTEEQRQTISLLSTVAAGLAGGVTGDSTADAFAGAQAGKNAVENNALGRCDPATCFDTVDVIGGGGRSTGASGGGGGAVGLAAILAAIFGDDEPPVPNVGGNLTDAEKTEMGGTGSGTPGGWGPQDEENARNQENIQSVLDAADRLGVDVKSVKVQNGVAQLRINVTSNISSSDIQTLLNYAKSQGATSVEVNTGYIANEKLMEFLSRRSQDGKPFHGGTVIRDTSGLGDFKIVFK; translated from the coding sequence ATGGATGTACTACCCGTTTCAACCCGCCGTCGTGTACTGAGCTATTTAATCAGTGCGCTACTGTGTATTCAGCCGGTTGCGCCAGCACTGGCTGCCGGTATTGATGTGGCATCGGGCAATACCCATACCGAAAATGCAGCAAACGGTGTGCCGGTGGTGAATATTGCCACGCCAAACGGCGCGGGCGTATCCCATAACCAGTACCAGAACTTTAACGTCGGTAAAGAGGGGCTGATTTTAAACAATGCCACAGGAGCATTAAATCAGACTCAACTGGGTGGACTGATTCAGAATAACCCCAACCTGAAAGCCGGGCAGGAAGCGAACGCCATTATCAATGAAGTGGTGGGCGCAAATCGTTCACAGCTTCAGGGCTATACCGAAGTGGCGGGTAAACAGGCTAATGTGATGGTGGCTAACCCGTACGGTATCACCTGTAGCGGCTGTGGGTTTATCAATACGCCAAACGTGACATTAACCACCGGTAAACCGGTGCTGGATGCACAGGGGAATGTGCAGGCACTGGAAGTCAGTAAAGGTACGATTACCATTGAAGGACAGGGGCTGGATGCCAGCAACAGCAGTTCACTGGCGATTATCTCCCGTGCTACAGAAGTCAATGCGGCGGTATATGCAAAAGATTTAAGCGTTATCAGCGGCAGTAACCGGGTGGGTAGTGATGGCAGTATTACCCCCATTGCCGGAGAGGGTGCCGCACCGAGGGTGGCGATTGATACAGGTGCGTTAGGCGGAATGTACGCCAACCGTATCCATATGGTGTCCAGCGAAAAGGGCGTCGGGGTTAACCTGGGTAATCTGAATGCCCGGCAGGGCGATATCCAACTGGACGCTAACGGTAAACTGACGCTGAATAATACCCTGTCTCAGGGTAACCTGACGGTGCAGGCCGATGAGCTGGCACTACAGGGGAATCATAAAGCCGGTGGTGATATCCGCTTAACCAGTCGTGGTCAGACTGAAATTAAGCAGGGGGCGGTATCATCAGCAGGTAATGTCATGCTCAACAGTCAGGGGCAGATAACCGTTGGCAACGGCACCGTTGCTGCTGGTAATAACGTTAGCCTGAATACTCAACAGAGCCTGCAACTGAACAGCGCCACTGTGGCGGCGGGAGTTAATGCGGAAGGTGCGGTTGGTAGTCAGGGGACGGCACAGCTGGATGCACAGTATCAGTTATGGAACAACAGCCAGATTTCTGCCGGTCAGGTGAAAGCGAAAGGTCAGCAGTCGATACAGCAGGATGCTGCTTCCCGCATTACAGGGCTGACGAATGTCAGTCTTGAGGGCGGACATCTGGCGCTGGATGGTAACGTCAGCGCCGGACAGAATATTGCGTTAAGTGGAACACGCCTGCAAACCGGCGCTCAGTCAAAAATTCAGGCTCAGCAAAATCTGAATGTGGCAACCACTGAGCGCGTTGATAGTCTGGGTGAGATGAGTTCCGGTAACTCCCTGTCATTATCTACAGGAGAATGGATAAATCAGGGGCTGTTTGCCACCAACGGCAACAGCACTATTAACACCACCTCACTGAATAATCAGGGAAAAATACAGACTCAGGGCTTACAAAATATTACTGCCGGAACAGTAAATAACAGCGGCATCATGCTGTCCGGTGGTCAGACAATACTGACGGCGGATAATATCACGCTGTCCGGTAGTCTTGGTTCACAGCAGGGGCTAAACCTGACTGCACGTCAGTGGCTGAAGGTAGAGCCATCAGGGCTGTTGCTCAGCGATGGCAGTATGACCCTTCAGTCAGCCCAGGTGGACCTGGCGGGTTCAGCTAAAGCGCAACAGGATATCCGGCTGAATACCACTACGCTGAACACTTTTGGTGGAAGCCAGTTGCTAAGCGATGCTCATATTGCAGTAATAGCTTCTGCCAGCACCTTAGCCGGGCTGATTTCTGCTGGCGGTACCTTCTCTCTGGATTCTCCGTTATTAACGGCACTGGACACGGCCCATATTCAGGCGCGGCAGGGTATGGTCCTGAACGCCAGTCAAAGTGCTTTGTTACAAGGGACACTGGCTTCCGGTGGCGGTCTGACCTTAACCAGCGCGGATATTAATCAGCAGGGCATTATGCAATCTGATGCTGCGCTGACACTCTACGGCACTACCATTAACCAACAGGGCACGTTGCAGGGGCAGAATGTCAGCGTTAATGCGCAAACGCTGACCAACAGTGGCACGGTACTGGCGCTAAACCAACTGGATATTAACACCCAACTGACTGATAACCAGAGCAGCGGCAGGCTGTTCAGCGGCGGTAATCTGACATTAATTAGCGATGTATTAAATCACTCAGGCCAGATACTGGCATTAACGGATATCTCTGTTCGACTTAATCAGGATTTTACCCACAATAGCACCATCGCGGCAGGCAACTCACTTTCTCTCAGCACCGCAGGTGCACTGACTCAAAACGGCACCTTACAGGGGCAGAGTGTCAGCCTGACCAGCGGAGGTAAACTGACCAGTCAGGGCAAAATTGCAGCAGGCAGTGGCACTCTCAGCCTGAATGCTGCTGATATTGAACTGGATGATAACAGCAATCTTCAGTCCGGCGGCAATATTGAGATAACCAGTCAGAATTCTATTACTCACAGCGGTTTTACCGGCGCAGCCGGGGATTTACGCCTGAGTGCTGTTAATGACATCACCAATAGTTCTCTGCTGTATGCGGCAGGGGATATGCAACTGTTTGCTGACAAAATCAGTAATCTGAAGGGTGACATTCTGGCGGGTAACAGTCTGTGGATGCAGAAGGATACGGCAGGGAATGCTAACAGTCTGGTGCTGAACAGTTCGGGGACGATAGAGACGATTGATGGTGATATTACGATCGATACTACAGTATTTAAGAATAGCTATTTAGATTTTCAGGTAGATAGAGTGAGTACGCCAGCCGTAGGGGGAAGTGAAGGTTTAATTCTGCCTCCTGGAATGCCTGAAAATCATGTTACCTTTGTTGTTGATGATGGTATTGAATATCTTTGGATCATGAAATCAGATCTATCAAAAGAAATATTTGAGTATCGTTACCAGATTGGTGATAGAGAGACAATCACCGTTAATACGGTTGGAAATGCGGGACGGATTGTCAGTGGCCGTGATTTAAATATTCTTGCTACTTCATTAGAGAATCAGGCCAGCGTTATGCTGGCTGGGCGTGACATTACCTTAATAGGTAGTAATCTGAATAATCAGAGTTATCAAGCTGGAACGTCTGTTTTAGAGAAGATATATACGCGTGATTTTGCTGAATATATGTCTTTTGTTTATGTTCATCGTTTAAGAGATATAAAATACAGTACTCCGACAGGCCCTTTATATCAGGCCGTTATTCAGGCAGGAGGTGATATTTATGCTTATTTTGATGAAGACATCAGTAATACGACTACGGTAGCTAATGCAGGTGATGTTAATCATACGCTGGATATACCAACACTGGACGATTTCCACAGCCTCTCATTACCCAATGGCCTTAATGGCCTGTTTATCACCAGTCAGGACCCCAACAGCCCTTACCTGATCACCACCAACCCGAAATTGGATGGACTAGGGGGCCTGGACAACAGCCTGTTTAACGATTTATACGGAATGCTCGGCATGCATCCGGGTTCTGCGCCATATGAAACCGACAGCCGCTTTACCGATAAAAATAAGTTTATTGGTTCTGCTTATTTCCTTGATCGTCTGAACCTGAATCCGGATTACGATTACCGTTTCCTCGGTGACGCTGCTTTTGATACCCGCTATATCAGCGATGCGATGTTAAAGCAGACCGGTAGTCGTTATATCAATGGCGTTGGTTCTGATTTGTCACAAATGCAGTATCTGATTGATAACGCAGCGCAAGCCTATGGTTCACTGGGATTAACCTTTGGCGTCAGCCTGACCGCAGAACAAATAGCCCGACTGGATAAGAGCATCGTCTGGTGGGAACCGGTGACCATTCAGGGACAAACGGTTCTGGCACCAAAACTGTATCTGGCTAAAAACGATGTTACTGCGGTTTCTGGTAGCGTGATTAAAGGTGGGCATGTTGAGCTGGAGGCCGGTCGCGTAATCAACAGCAATGGCAGCATACTGGCCGATAACTCCCTGTTTATTGATAGCTGGAGCACTATCGATAATATCAATGCCGGGCAGATAAAAGCCGGTGGTTATCTGTCAATGTTTGCGATGGACGATATTAATAATATTGGCTCCACCATTCGTGGTCAGCAGGTGACGTTGGAGAGCCTGGACGGCAGCATCATTAACCGCACCGAAACACAGCAGTGGTCAGTTTCTGGTAATGCAGGCGGCTTCGGTCTGAACTCAAAAAATCAAACGTTAGCCTTCTCACAAACCGATGTGGGCGATATTGCTTCCATTCAGTCCGAAGGTTCGTTGAGCCTGAATGCCGGGAAGAATATTGAGCTGACGGCATCTGAAGTTTCCACAGAAAAAGGGCCACTGACGCTGAGTGCCGGGCAGGATATTAATATTCTTACCGCTCAGCAGAGCCAGTCTGTTCAGGTGGGCAAGAATAAAACCGAAGCGCAGGGGGTATTAAGTAGTTCACTGGTGAGCGGCGGTAGTTTGAATATGGCCGCAGGTCGTGACATCAATGCTCAGGCCGCAGAAATTACCGCTGAGGATTCCGTGTCACTGGCTGCCGGTCGTGACGTTAACCTGACCACGGCTGAAAGCCGTGAATATCAGGAGACTCACGGTAAACGTAAGCAGGAAATAACCGAATCTGTTCGTCAGCAGGGTACCGAGATTATCAGTGGTAAACACGTTCAGATTATTGCGGGTCAGGATATTAATGCTCAGGCCGCATCGGTGACGGCAAAAGAAGATATTTATGCTAATGCTGGTCGAGATATCAATATCATCACGGCAACAGAAAGTGATTATCGTTTCTTTGAAGAAACTAAAAAGAAATCGGGTTTCATGTCGAAAACCGTTACCCATAAAGTGGAGCAGGATTACGCTACCTATGAAAAGGGTTCGCTGTTAAGTGGTGATAATGTGACGCTGTCAGCCGGTAATGACCTGAATATTACTGGTTCGTCAATCATTGGTGATGGTGACCTGAAGCTAAAAGCCGGTAATAACGTCAATATTTTAGCGGCAGTTGAAGAACAATCCACTTATCGGTTGAATGAGAAGAAAAAGAGCGGTGTATTTAGCGGTGGAGGTCTTGGTTTTACCATTGGTACAACCAGCTCGCGCCACCAGATTGATGATGCCAGCACCACTCAAAGCCAAAGCGCCAGCATGATTGGTTCGACCGGTGGTAGTGTGAGTATTCTTGCTGGTGGGCAGGCCCATATTGGTGGCTCTGATGTTATCGCTTCAAAAGATATCAATATTATTGCTGATAATGTGCTGATCGATCCGGGGCATGACCTGCGTCAGCGTGATGAAAAGTATGAGCAGAAAACACAGGGGCTTAGTCTGGCACTTTCAGGAGTGGTGGGAGGAGCGATTAACTCTGGCTTTACCGCCGCTCAGCAGGCCAAAGATGAAAGTGACGATCGTCTGGCTGCCCTTAATGGTGTGAAGTCTGCGCTATATGGCGTACAGGCTGTACAGGGTGCAGTGCTGGATAACCTGAAAGATGTTAAAGATAAATCTGATAATCTGATTGGTATCAGCGCGTCTATAGGTTCTCAGAAATCCTCTTCGCAGCAACATCTGGATCAGAATACGATTAAAGGTTCTGCATTGAATGCCGGTAATAACCTGAACATTATCGCTTATGGTAAAGGGGATAGTGCTGCCAGTGGTGATATCGTGATTGGTGGTAGTCAGCTTAAGGCTGGTGGAGATACTACTCTGAGCGCAGAGCGCGATATATTGCTGACGGGAGCGGCCAATACTCAGAAAACCACTGGAAAGAACAGCAGTAGCGGTGGTGCTATTGGTGTTAGTGTCGGTGTTGGTACTGAAGGCAAGATGGGCGTTAGCATATTTGCTAATGCTAATAAGAGTAGCGGCCATGAAAAAGGCGATGGTACCCAGTGGGCAGAAACCACCATTGATACCGGTAATCAACTGACTATCAACAGTCAGCGTGATACGGCGTTAATTGGTGCGCTGGTTAGCGGTGAGCAGATCACGATGAATGTAGGTCGTGACTTGTGGCTGCAAAGCCAGCAGGACAGCGATAATTACGATGCGAAGCAGCAGAGTGTTAGTGGTGGAATTAGTATTCCTATTTGGGGATCTAACGCGGGCGGTAACTTCAGTTATAGTCGCGATAAGATGCACAGCACTTACGATAGCGTTCAGGAACAAACCGGGATTTATGCGGGTCTTGGTGGTTTTGATATTACGGTAGGAAATCACACTCAGCTTGACGGTGCGGTGATCAGCAGTATTGCCAGTGCGGATAAAAACCAGCTTGATACCGGTACGCTGGGTTTCAGTAACATTGAGAATAAAGCTGAGTTTAAAACCGAGCATCAGGGTGTAGGGATTAGCGCCGGTGGAGACGGTGGCGGTAAATTTATCGGTAACGTCGCGGGCGGTATGATTGCTGCTGGTGGTAATGATGGTAGTACTTCCGGCACAACCCAGGCGGCGATATCGGATGGAACAATCATTATTCGGGATCGGGATAATCAGCAGCAGGATATTGCTGATTTAAGTCGTGATGTTGAGAATGCTAATGGCAGTATCAGTCCTATCTTTGATAAAGAGAAAGAGCAGAACCGGCTAAAAGAGATCCAACTGATAGGTGAGATAGGCGGTCAGATGATCGATATCGTTGCCACTCAGGGTGCGATTTACGGTGAGAAAGCGAAGAAAGATCCGGCGGCATTGGCACAGGCAGAGGCCGATCTGCGGGCGGGTGGTTTGGCGGTCACTCAGGAAGCTATAGAGAAGCAGGCATACGAGAACGGGTTACGTACATTTGGTACCGGTAGTAATGTTCAGCGAGCGACACAGGCGGCGGTGGCTGCGTTGCAGGGGCTTGCAGGTGGTGATATGTCGCTGGCGCTGGCGGGGGCGGCAGCACCTTATGTAGCGAATGTGATTAAAGACCTGACCAAAGGTAATGACGAAGCCAATATCATGGCTCATGCGGTATTGGGTGCGGTGGTGGCTCATGTTAATGGTAATTCGGCATTAGCTGGTGCAACTGGTGCAGCAATGGGCGAGTATATTGCCAAACAGCTTTACCCGGATACTGCCCGTGATATGTTAACGGAAGAGCAAAGGCAGACGATTAGTCTGTTAAGCACAGTGGCAGCAGGTTTGGCAGGCGGGGTAACCGGGGATAGTACTGCGGATGCGTTTGCGGGGGCGCAGGCAGGGAAGAATGCGGTTGAGAATAATGCGCTGGGCCGTTGTGATCCGGCGACCTGCTTTGATACTGTGGATGTTATCGGGGGTGGAGGCAGATCCACCGGTGCCAGTGGTGGCGGTGGAGGGGCTGTTGGTCTTGCAGCGATTCTCGCAGCGATTTTTGGGGATGATGAGCCACCAGTGCCAAATGTGGGTGGAAACCTGACGGATGCTGAAAAGACTGAGATGGGTGGAACGGGTTCTGGGACTCCGGGAGGTTGGGGGCCGCAGGATGAAGAGAATGCACGGAATCAAGAAAATATACAATCCGTGTTAGATGCAGCCGATAGGTTGGGTGTAGATGTTAAGAGTGTTAAAGTTCAAAATGGTGTTGCTCAGTTACGTATTAATGTAACAAGCAATATTTCTTCTAGTGATATTCAGACATTACTTAATTATGCAAAATCGCAGGGTGCTACCAGCGTAGAAGTGAATACTGGTTACATTGCTAACGAAAAGCTTATGGAGTTTTTGAGCAGAAGAAGTCAGGATGGTAAGCCTTTCCACGGTGGAACTGTTATCAGAGATACTTCAGGATTGGGAGACTTTAAAATTGTATTCAAGTGA